The window CGCGTGATCGCCTTTATGACCCAGAGTGGAATGCATGCGCCGGCGAAACTTTTGCTGGCTATTCTGATCGGCTACGATGAGCAGACCTATCATAAATCGCGCTTTATCTTCTGGAATCAGGCGCAGGTTCGGTTTGCTATTTTATGGGGTAGTTTCCTTTTGCTGGCTGGTCTGCTGGTGCTCCTCCATCAGGAGCACATCATTGGACCAATCGGACTAACCTGGCTGCTGGCCTTCGCGCTGTACGTCGGCTTTCGCTGCCTGGTATATTGGACTCGTCCCAAGGCTCCGCTTATCTATACAGAAGAGCCTTCTTTAAAGTCGTTGATTCAAGATGTCAATGAACGTTCCTCGTTTTCAAAACGGTCTGGTCGACAGCTGATCCGGCGCTATGATTACCTGGATGAGTTGTTTGCCGAAGCAGCGTAAGCGTATTTCGTTTAGGAGTTTCCCAAAGGCCAGACCGACATGTCTGGCCTTTTTGTTTGCCCTAATCTGCAATCCAATAAAGCAAAAGTAATAAATTCTATAACTGTAAAAGTAAAAATATACAATAGATGTATTTACATGAATAATATTCTATATCAACAACCGTATAATAAACCTATTTTTGGCTTTCAAATCGGATAGGGTAGGGGATAGGCGTAAAGAAATTCAGTAATTTAGATTTTATAGATAATAGTTAAAATACTGATAGTTAGAATATTGTATAAAATATGGCCTTTTCAGGACAAATAATTATTATTTATATTTTACTGAATTTAAAATTTACATGTACTTTAGTTGCAGAATCTATACTATTTCTGATTTTTAAAACTAAATTTTTACCAACTCCTTCAATTTATGCGTAACCGCAAGATTACTTTGGGTATGCAGGTTGCCCTGACGGTTGACCTGATGTTTATGACGATGCTGGCAGATGCCCAGCAAGGTAATGGTGCTGCTGCACTGAACACCACGGCTACAACCATCCGCAGTTACGGCACGGCGGCCCAGACCATTATTCTGGCTTTGGGGGTAGTCATCGGCTTGATTGGTGCTGTCCGGGTGTACAGCAAAATGCACAATGGTGATCCCGACACGCAGAAAGCCATGGTAAGCTGGTTTGGTGCGGCCCTCTTCCTGGTCGCTGTCGGCGCTATTCTAACCAGCTTCTTCGGTTAATGCTGGAAATCAACAAGGGTATCGGAAAGCCCGTAGAATTTAGGGGATTAAAAGGCACGTATCTGTATTTATCAGCTGGCATTATTGTCAGTAGCCTGGTGCTCGCCCTGATCCTCTACGGGCTTTTTGGTCTAAACACCTACCTGGCCACGCTCATTGTGGTGGGCAGTGGGATAGGTGGGATCTGGTACTGCATGCGACTTTCCGCAAAACACGGCGTATCGGGCCTCCTCAAGCTCGAAGCAACCCGCAATCAGCCTAAGGCAATTCTTGTCACCTCTGCCAAACCATTCGCCCAACTCCGTGAAACTAAACGCCCGAAGTCTCGAAGCCGCTCTACCACTACTGGCCGTTGAGAACAACTGCCTGGTTAGTAAAATGGCTGATATTACCGTTGGGTTTCGGCTGAACCTGCCCGAAATCTTTACGCTGTCAGCTGACGATTACCGATCGCTGCACAATGCTTTAACCAAGGCTATCAAGCTCATGCCGATTGGTACCTTGATTCATAAACAGGACTGGTTTATTGAGGAAAAATATCAACCCGATCATGAGCAGGGGGATGACAGTTTTTTAACGCAGGCTTTTCAGCGGCACTTTGTCGAGCGGCCGTTTCTGAATCATCATTGCTATCTCTACATTTCCAAACTACCCAAGTATCGACAGAAGCAAAAGAGCAATCAGCATTCACTGACCAAGCGTCGACTGGTGCCCAGGGAACAAATGACCCAGCGTGAGTTGCAACCCTTCTTCGATGCCATATCTCAATTCGAACGAATCCTGCTGGATGGCGGCATAACGGCCGTACGGCTAACCGATGAGGATCTGGTTAGTAAGAAAGGGGATAGGGGTATCGTTCCCAATTATTTCCGGCTTCAGCCCGATGGGACCAAGAAAGTGATTCTGGAAGACTGGGACATCGACGGCCGGGTACGTATTGGCTCCAAAGAGGTTATGTGCTTTACGATATCGGATGCCGAGACGATGCCGCAGGTAGTCGAGGTGATGGCCAATTATGGGCCACTTTCTTCGGATAGTACGCAGTTTGCTGTCGGCAACGTCTTGCCCGTTGGCTTAATGCTTCCTTGTAACCATGTCTACAATCAGTACATCTGTCTGGATGACGCACAGGCTGCCCTCAGGGAGTTCGAACAGACGGCCCGGCACCTGAATTCCCTTTCGCAATTTTCCTCGGAAAACGGGATTAACCGGGACTGGACACAGCGGTATATTCAGGAAGCCATTCAGAATCAACGCACGGTTTGCCGATCACACTTCAATGTGATGGTCTGGACCGAAAAGCCGGAACAACTCGATTACCTGCGGGCCCGTACCTCTTCGGCTATTGCTCAGCTGGATTGTCTGCCCAAGCAGAATTCGATGGATGCGGCCCGGCTCCTGTGGGCAGGCATACCAGGGAACGCGGGTGATCTGCCGTTCGATGAAACGTTTTACACCTTCGTCGAGCAGGCCGTTTGCTTCTTTAACCTGGAGTCGGTTTACCATTCTTCTATTTCGCCCTTTGGTATCCGGCTCTGTGATCGGCAGGGAAAACCGGTCTGGGTGGATCTGTCGGATGAGCCAATGAATAAAGGGTGGGTAACCAACCGCAACAAGTTTGTGATTGGCCCTTCCGGATCAGGGAAATCCTTCTTTATGAATCACCTGGTACGCCAGTACTATGAACAGGATACGCACATTGTACTGGTGGACGTCGGCCATTCCTACCGGGGTCTTTGTGAGCTCGTGCGCCGTAAAACGCGTGGTAGGGATGGCATCTATCTGACCTATGAAGAGGATAAGCCCATTACGTTCAATCCCTTCTATGTGGAGGATGGCTTTTATTCGATTGATAAAATAACCTCCATAAATACGCTTCTTAAAACACTCTGGAAAAACGAAACCGAAAGTTTCTCCAGAACCGAAGAAGTAGCCCTTTCGGATGCCGTCGAGGAGTTTATCAAACAGGTGAAAAAGAAGAAATCAGAGGCTTCGTTTAATGGCTTTTATGAGTACTGTAACGACGTTAATGGCTTTCGGGCATTCCTGAAGGAAAAGAAGTACACGGATAAATATTTCGACATCGAGCAGTTTATCATCACCATGCAGCCTTTTTATAAGGGTGGCAAATATGACTACCTG of the Spirosoma agri genome contains:
- a CDS encoding TraG family conjugative transposon ATPase, giving the protein MKLNARSLEAALPLLAVENNCLVSKMADITVGFRLNLPEIFTLSADDYRSLHNALTKAIKLMPIGTLIHKQDWFIEEKYQPDHEQGDDSFLTQAFQRHFVERPFLNHHCYLYISKLPKYRQKQKSNQHSLTKRRLVPREQMTQRELQPFFDAISQFERILLDGGITAVRLTDEDLVSKKGDRGIVPNYFRLQPDGTKKVILEDWDIDGRVRIGSKEVMCFTISDAETMPQVVEVMANYGPLSSDSTQFAVGNVLPVGLMLPCNHVYNQYICLDDAQAALREFEQTARHLNSLSQFSSENGINRDWTQRYIQEAIQNQRTVCRSHFNVMVWTEKPEQLDYLRARTSSAIAQLDCLPKQNSMDAARLLWAGIPGNAGDLPFDETFYTFVEQAVCFFNLESVYHSSISPFGIRLCDRQGKPVWVDLSDEPMNKGWVTNRNKFVIGPSGSGKSFFMNHLVRQYYEQDTHIVLVDVGHSYRGLCELVRRKTRGRDGIYLTYEEDKPITFNPFYVEDGFYSIDKITSINTLLKTLWKNETESFSRTEEVALSDAVEEFIKQVKKKKSEASFNGFYEYCNDVNGFRAFLKEKKYTDKYFDIEQFIITMQPFYKGGKYDYLLNSNMNVDLLNKRFIVFELDNIKDHPILFPVVTLIIMETFVSKMRRLPIEIRKMMVIEEAWKAIAKESMADYIKYLFKTVRKHFGEALVVTQEIDDIIGNTIVKDAIINNSDCKILLDQSKYQHRFEEVRQLLGLSEKQKQLILSVNKDNDGRRKYKEVFIALGARAKVYATEVSLEEYAAYTTEGPEKSEVIRRTNQNGGDIQVAIVDFADARRKPELA
- a CDS encoding DUF4134 family protein is translated as MRNRKITLGMQVALTVDLMFMTMLADAQQGNGAAALNTTATTIRSYGTAAQTIILALGVVIGLIGAVRVYSKMHNGDPDTQKAMVSWFGAALFLVAVGAILTSFFG
- a CDS encoding DUF4133 domain-containing protein, whose product is MLEINKGIGKPVEFRGLKGTYLYLSAGIIVSSLVLALILYGLFGLNTYLATLIVVGSGIGGIWYCMRLSAKHGVSGLLKLEATRNQPKAILVTSAKPFAQLRETKRPKSRSRSTTTGR